In the Telopea speciosissima isolate NSW1024214 ecotype Mountain lineage chromosome 6, Tspe_v1, whole genome shotgun sequence genome, CCGAACATGACAGATGATGTATTCTTTTTTGGATCGGCTGATAAACTTGGCACTTCCTAGGACAAGGGATTTCCAAGGTGTTAATCCCAACAGTTTTGATGGGCATGGGAATTACAGCATTGGAATTCGTGAGCAGAGTGTGTTCCCTGAAATCAGATTTGATGCCATTAGCAAGCCAAGGGGAATGGATGTTTGCATAACTACAACAGCCAAAACAGACAAGGAAGGTCAGAAATTACTTGCTCTCATGGGAATGCCATTTAGAGAGGGTGGGGGACAAACATCAGTTATGCGCAAGAAGAAGCTGAAGGCTCATCATTTTGATTCAAAATCCAAGGGTCGGAGATAAAGGTGATTAATCATGTGGCTCTTTCATCTCCCCTTGTTCGAACATTTCTTTTGCCTCTATATCATCAACAGTTAGATTCAATGATCTTTGTTCAGTGTTGTGATGAAATCATGCAGTTGTATAATCCCTTATTTTGACATAACTGTGGTGCATCTGTCATTTGTTACATGCATATAAGAGCTTCATCGAACTGGATTCAGTTTTGTGTTTTTGTCTTCTGTATATCATCTTTGTGTTTATAAATCGCTAACTGTAGTGTTGAGCTAACATAATTGCAATACCATTTTAATGCTTGCCACTGGATGAGTAATGTTATCAGTATCCCAGGACTGTATAATCTAATAATAGTCCGACGTTTATTTGTGGCACTGCTATGCAATTTTTTTGGTGATTGGGAGGTTAGGTATGTGGTTTTGCTTGTAAGGGATGTCAGTAAACCTCTGGTCTAGTGTGTGTTTTTTTCACTGAGTTAATAAACTGCCCAGAATGGAAAGTCAACCAgtacaatcaaaacaaaaaatgtctCACTGAAGTATTGAATGGTTTGAAACAAGTTTTCTTTTGAAGGACACACTTTTTGTTCTATGCCCTACATCCATGATTCGAGTCAGGAAAATGTGGCTTAACAGCTGAATGTTTCCTAAGTTCACTGCTCTGTGATCTTAATAAAATCTTGATTTCGGTGACCACAGATATTCGCAGAAATCTTGTGCCCTATAAGAGAAATTCTATGTTGGTCCATGTTGAACCTCCTGAATAGAGTGTCACATACTTGATAATCAATGTAACTCTGGATATTTGACATTACATACCACAATGCTCCTGTTTGTTTCCAGATAAAATCCGCTTAAAGGGAAAatcatcaaattaaaaaaaaaaatgagattttacATGGCTTTTACCTAGAAACAAATTAGAGCACCAGGAGACCATTGGGTACAAGTGAATGCATTGGGTTTCATGGATTATGAAAAGCCTATTGAAAGCAGGGATTCTGCTGAATACCCAAGTTGAGTCTTGAGCTATAGTGTTTGGGCGGAGATTAGTGTCGTCTCCTGTGGTTGCTAGAATTGCTTTTCAGAATTTGATGGTAGAGGGAAAGACTCCCCCCCGACTCTGATGAACTTGATGATATCAAAGAGGGGTTTTGAAGCTCCCTTTTTGATAGCAGGCCCATATCGTTGTCGAATTCTCTCTGAGGAAACCCTCCCTACGCTGGATATGCAGCGAGAGTCTCCTCGTGGGAGATCTGGGAGACCAAtacgagagagggagagggaggcaCTACCAACTACCAAGGGCATAATACATGAGGTGGTGGTGAGTGGCAGGTTAGTCCAAAGATAATTTGGTTACTTTGGTCAATCTCCATTCAGTTGCATGGGATTTTGGTTTCAGGATTAAGGTCAAAGATCCAAATttactaataaaaaaatttaaaaatttgtAAACCCAATCATATGAGGCACTCTTTCCTGTGCACCCATTGGCTTATTGTTAGTAATGCTAATATACTGGGCTGCAGGATTATTCGTCTCCAATTTTAAATTTAAGATACCAGAGGCactgaagaggaagaagatgaagaaagctGACTTCCATTTTCAAGGTTGAGGaaccaaagaggaagaaaatgaagaaatatgTATGCTGAATTGTAATCTTTTcggatctttttcttttttggttcttGTAACAGACTGTCAAGAGAAAGACCATGAGTAGTCGTTGGACCCAATAAAtaagttctttttgttttattcttttttatagtACCATGAagtggtttttctttttattgggaTAGAAATGGTAAGATGGAAGACAAGCAATGGATGATTGGTAATGAAAATATACTTATAAAGTTAGAGAGCTAACTGGCTGATGATTTATTCAAAACTGTAGATGAAATTTCCTGGAGATCGGACTctaaatgaaagaaaaacaatgaACTAGCGGGGCAAAGAAGAAACTaagaatttttctcttttaatattTTAACCACAGCTATGTCATGTTAAACCACACTTAAGCTTCAACCTGTAAGCGAGCTTTGAGCAATTTGAAGAGCCTCCTCAACAGAGGATGCACTTTGAAGCTTGGCTTTATCAATAGGTGGCTGGCTCCTCGCAAGTTTTGGGAGGAGTTGAAATTCCTGAAAGAATAGCATCAGCGCACAATCGACATTCAATTTTGATTAGCAAAATGCATAAGCTGAAAGGCCATCATTGAGTACTAATCCATTTTGCAGcagactccttttttttttttttttttggcgctCTCATTAAAGAAGTTTGGTAAAGGAATAACAAGGAATACCTCAGGACTTCCGCTTTCTAGAAGAACTCCTTTCAGTTTACCTACAGAACAACAAAGTAACAAAAATCACATTTCCATGTTGTAAAAGTTTGACAGATAAAAGGAGATAATCATGTCACATTACTTACCAGAGTCTAGCCAGAATGTAACAATCTTAGGATCAAAATTTCCAATTTCAATTGTCTCACCAACTGCTCCACAGGGCAAAATAGTGAGTAATAGATTCAGGATAAAAATAAAGCATGACCACAGACAATGACACTTCACGATATGAAGCCAAAATGCATATAACATTTCTCACCATTGTCTCCATAGAACTGCCACCAAACTGTTCTTGCACTGCCTTCATACTCAAAAACTCTTGAATAGAAGAATGGAAGGTAATCATATCTGTGGATGTGATGCAAATGATCAAGAGGCAGTATTAAGCCAAAGtataaatttaaatttgaactGAGAGTGATTCTACATACAGGTGAGTTTTTCCACTTAATAATGTATTCACACAATGTTGTGCTGACTGACGAGCATGACCAACATGTTCAACTCGTGCAATACGATCATACATCTGTTCAAAATGAAGCAGATGTAACACATAGTTTCCAAGTTGGCTTTAAATtaaagagagaaacaaagaaatTTAGTAACGAATACCTTCAAAGGGAATGCTGCAACATCTCCAATGGCAAAAACACCAGGTACACTTGTTCGGAACAGACCATCAACCTGAGAATATAATGCAGTAGATTTCAGCAATGTCTAATAAAATAGTTATCCTTGACTTCCTAAGAAGTGAGCGCCAATTGGTAGAAAAGAAACTTGTTCCAACTTGACTTACTACAGAAGCGAGCAGTTCTATATCATGCTTAAATTGATTTTACTCAATTCTGTAAAAATGCATAAGCAGATTTGGAGACTCCAATCATTTCAGTTGTAATAAGGGCTTAATATATACTGTGTAAAATAAGGGCATGGGGCActaaatcatataattaatgtCAATAATCGCATCAATGCACCTAATTATCAATTTTTGCAATTTTGTGCATTCCAAGTTCATATGCTGCTGCAATGGTTGATGGTTGACCATCAAGTAGCCTAGTTAAAGCCCATCAATTTATTTCTACTATATAACTGAATCACATTTATTCAGTAATAAGCTACGATTAAGATGGGTATTCTCACTGTCTAATCATTATTAGCTTTCAACTGGTTTATGCAGGCGCAAGCGGAAGAGCACCCAAAAACTCTGCAAACCATTTTACTGACCTGTATGCCACCAACAGTGTTGTTCAAACCCACAGCTTCAAAGGCACTGACAGCTGGCTTTGCTCCAATCCCAACAATAACCTGCGTTCAAAAAAGGCACAACGCATAACCAATCCATTTTATATTAGCAAAAATTTCAGCTTGTCTTGAAGTAACAAACCTACCAAACTATGCATCTGGTTTTATAAAACAGGGTACAAGATGAAAAATCAAGTACCGTGTCTGCTTCTATGCTATACCCATTTTCAAGTTTGACAGCAGTCACACGTCCATCAGAACTAGCTTCTAGATTTTTTATACGAGCACCCTAATTAAAAATGAAGTGAGCTCAGAATCATTACATATTCAATGAACAGAGGAAACTCCGtaacaaaaaattaatatcAATGTTATTCATCAATGAATCAAAACTAAAGCTAAAAATACCTTTAAGAATTTGATACCATTTTGTTGGTAAAGTTCTTCATATCTACGAGCAAGAGAAGGAGTAAACAATCTTGGCATTAACTGATCTCCTGGAAATATGACCTATTAAGAACAAAACTGTATGTCAAAATCGTAAACCAATTGCACAAACAATAAACAACCTTAGGAACTCTGGGGAGAATGCAAAATCATCCCTTTTTGTCTCTCTATGCAACACTTTTGGATTAGACAAGGACCTCCAGGGAAATGTGAGCTTCACTGGATTAAAAACCTTAGGAACTAcagccaatctctctctctctccctctctgatGCAACAGGTGAGAAGACTTAGCTCCCAGAAAGTCAATCATGTTGCCATCACAAAATCAGAAAGTGAAACATTTAACAAACAACTCCACTATCATCAACTCAGGAGATATAATTAGCTATAGAGTTAAGAAATCGGAGGAGCTTCCCAGGGAACTATAAGATACAGATCATTAAGAACTGCAGGTCATATAAGATATGAAAATGCATGGAAAAGGTCGAAAGCGAACCGtggaataaagaaagaaaaatgactTATAGAAGATTGAATTATTAAAATTGTAAAATTGACACTTATCATGCCAGTATGCATAGCATTTATACAGAAAACTACGAATTCCCCCAAAAAATGATGCATGATAATATTAGTAGAGAAGTTTAAAACAATTACTTCATGGCAATTTATGTCACTGCACTTCTAAAAACTTATCTGAAATGTACAAAGTGAATTGCAACCATACCGTTGTGTCAAGCTTCCaaccagcagcagcagcagctacCTCCATACCAATATAACCAcctccaacaacaacaaccttcTGTGCTCTTCCCTGGAAGTAAATACAAGTCCTTTTACAAATAggcattaaaagaaaaaaataaaaaaaagactcCATATCATTAATGAAAAACAAGATGAATAAGTAACTCCTAAGACTGGCTTTGGGACATTCActataaaataaagaaagatcacttaattatttatttgcttGTATGAAATACTAGAATTACAGGTTGAGTTTCCATATGAGTGCTTCTGAAACTCTACATCCAAGAGTGATTGTTGCTAAAAAATTTCCCTTCCTAACATAGGGTTCCATGAGAGATTTTGAAAAGTTAAGGATCCTTCTAAGGTAAAGGTTAGTTGAGGAGTTCAAGGGCTTCCATGGTGCTGGAAACAATTCTAGGGTTAGAATTACAGGAATTCAACAAAGGATCCTTCACAAGATAGGGGTGTTTCTGGCAGACTAATTTTCTAATTTCTCGTCACAACCAAAGTAGTGCAGTTGTCAACATTCAGACCCAAATCAGTTCAACAAACACAGATAATTCTTCTATTCATCATTTAAACGAGTACAAATATGAAAGGAAGCATAAAGTGGCTATGAGATTTGGAAAACATGAAGTCCCAATCATTGACCAAGCAGTGTAAGTTATTTGATACAAAAGTGCCCCCATTTCCATTGCTGAAAACAGTTCTGTTTTACATCTATATCATTAATGCaggaaattttgaaataaaggtTATCATAGAACACAGGTTAAGTAAAATATGCACCAAAAGGGAATTTACCAATGATTGTATTAGTGAATCAGCATCAGCAACATCACGGATATAATGAACACCAGATAAGTTCCCTCCAATTTTCTCCGGAAATCTGGAAGCAAGGAGGACAACATAATAAATTTACCCGATCAATCTATTACACAGGTATATTTGCTGATCAAGATCAGAGTAGTTAAGGGTACCTCGCAGCTGTACACCCAGTAGCAATAATGAGGGATCCATACTTAAGAAGTTTTCCTGAGGATGTGGTCAGTGTGTGTTTTTCGATATCAACAGCTGTCACTGGATCCT is a window encoding:
- the LOC122663665 gene encoding monodehydroascorbate reductase, chloroplastic/mitochondrial-like, translated to MYSVRKLMTTMTNSLSLKHGLSLWCPQSGVLNRISRSSSISFGNFQRSYVVAPSSFANENREFVIVGGGNAAGYAARSFVEQGMADGRLCIVCKEAVVPYERPALTKGYLFPLDKKPARLPGFHTCVGSGGERQTTEWYKENGIEILYEDPVTAVDIEKHTLTTSSGKLLKYGSLIIATGCTAARFPEKIGGNLSGVHYIRDVADADSLIQSLGRAQKVVVVGGGYIGMEVAAAAAGWKLDTTVIFPGDQLMPRLFTPSLARRYEELYQQNGIKFLKGARIKNLEASSDGRVTAVKLENGYSIEADTVIVGIGAKPAVSAFEAVGLNNTVGGIQVDGLFRTSVPGVFAIGDVAAFPLKMYDRIARVEHVGHARQSAQHCVNTLLSGKTHLYDYLPFFYSRVFEYEGSARTVWWQFYGDNVGETIEIGNFDPKIVTFWLDSGKLKGVLLESGSPEEFQLLPKLARSQPPIDKAKLQSASSVEEALQIAQSSLTG
- the LOC122666110 gene encoding 50S ribosomal protein L5, chloroplastic is translated as MMYSFLDRLINLALPRTRDFQGVNPNSFDGHGNYSIGIREQSVFPEIRFDAISKPRGMDVCITTTAKTDKEGQKLLALMGMPFREGGGQTSVMRKKKLKAHHFDSKSKGRR